The genomic window GATCGCCCGGGTATTGCGTTCGACGCCTTCGCTCACGCAGTCAGCCTATGCGAGCGGATGCCTCGGACGTCAGGCCGCAGAGCGGCCGGAGTCCGGGGCGGTCGTCAGATGAGCTCGAGCTCGCGGAGCTTGGCCTCGACGTCGTCGTTCGACGGCTCGACGTGGTGCGAGGCATCCGGGTAGACGACGACGGGGATGTTGGTGCGCCCCGAGATCTCGCGGGCCACATCCGCGGCCGACGGGTCCTGGACCAGGTCGACGTACGTGTAGGTGATGCCGAGCGAGTCGAGCTGACGCTTGGTGCGGACGCAGTCGCGGCACCAGTCGGCGCCGAACATCGTGATCGTCGAGGGGGAGGAGGTCATCCCTCCATTCTCGCGGATGGATGCTGGGTGGGAGGTGGATGCCGCGGTCATCACGCGGCGGGCCGGCGCGGCACGCAGATGCACCGGCAGCGTCAGCCTCCGACCGGCCGCCTCAGGATTCGCTTCGCTCCGGGCAAGGGTGCTATCTCACCGATGAGGTGTTATGTCACCATGGTCACCTGGGGTAGGCAGGACATACAGGGGAGAACGGGGACGCTCATCGACGTCTCGATCATCGTGCCGACGTACAACGAGGCTCCGAACGTCGCGGAGCTCGTCCGTCGCGCGTCCGCCGCGCTCGAGGGCCGGCGCGCGGAGATCATCTTCGTCGACGACAGCACCGACGACACCCCCGACGTCATCCGCGAGGTCACGAAGTCGGCCGTGCTCCCCGTCCGGCTGATCCATCGTGATGAGAAGATCGGCGGCCTCGGCGGTGCGGTGGTGGAGGGCATGCGCGCGGCGGAGTCGGACGCCTGCCTCGTCATGGACGGGGATCTGCAGCATCCGCCCGAGAAGATCCCCGAGCTGCTCGACCGGTTCGCCCGCTCGGACGTCGACATCGTGGTCGCCTCGCGCTACGTCGGCGGCGGGACCGCGCACGGTCTCGCCGACCGCACGCGCGTTCTGGTCTCGAAGGTGTCCACGGCCGTCACCAAGGCGATGTTCCCGGTGAAGCTCAGAGACGTCACCGACCCGATGACGGGCTTCTTCCTCGTCGACCGACGGACGATCGATCTCGAGACGCTCAAGCCCCGCGGGTTCAAGATCCTGCTCGAGATCCTCGCGCGCAAGGTCTTCCGAGTCGCCGAGGTGCCGTTCGACTTCGGCGATCGGCACGCCGGAGAGTCCAAGGCCTCCTTCCTGCAGGGCATGCACTTCCTCGCGCAGCTCGCCGCACTTCGATTCGGCAAGATGTCGCTGTTCGCAGTCGTGGGCGGCTTCGGGGCGGTCGCGAACATCCTGATCGTGTGGGCGCTCACCGCGGTCGGCGTGAACTACATCGTCGCCGCGGTGATCGCGGCCGAAGTGACGATCATCGGCAACTTCCTGCTGATCGAGCACTTCGTCTTCCACGACATGCGCCACGCGGCATCCGGCGTCTGGTCGCGGTTCGCGAAGTCGTTCGCCTTCAACAATGCCGAGGCGGTGATCCGCATCCCCATCGTGGCGTTGATGGTCAGCTCCGGACACATCTCCGCGGTGCTGGCCACGGCGATCACCCTGGTCGTGGCGTTCTTCGTGAGATTCGTCTTCCACTCGCTCGTCGTCTACGCGCCCAGGAAGGCGGGAGCGCACACGTCCGCCGTGCGCGAGGTGCTGGAGGAGATCGACGAGCAGGCGATGCAGCCGGGCGAGATCTAGGCCGCGATGACCGCCGAGGCACAGCCGTCGAGGGCCGCGCAGGGGCAGTCGGACGTCCACGCCGGCGTGCGACCTGAGATCCAGGCACTCCGTGCCGTCGCCGTCACGCTGGTCCTGCTGTTCCACCTCTGGGAATCGCGGGTGCCGAGCGGCTACATCGGGGTCGACGTCTTCTTCGTGATCTCGGGGTTCCTCATCACGGCTCAGCTCCTTCGCGAGGTCGAGCGCACCGGCACGATCCGTCTGCTGGACTTCTGGGCGCGGCGCATCCGGAGGCTGCTCCCCGCAGCGTTCGTGGTCATCATCGTCACGATGCTCGCCGTCGTGATCGTGCTCCCGAGTTCGATGTGGGCGCCCAGCCTCATCGAGGCGGCGGCGAGCGCACTGTACGTCGAGAACTGGGCGTCGCTCGCCCGCCATCTGGGCTTCTTGCCGTGGGTCGACTACCCGCTCCCGGTCGAGCACTTCTGGACCCTGGCCGTCGAGGAGCAGTTCTACCTCATCTGGCCGCTGCTGATCCTCGCCGCCCTCGGCATCGGGGCGGCTCTCGGCGGGAAGCGGTCGACGCGACACGGTCGCTTGCAGATCATCGCGATCATGCTGGTGTGCGCGCTCGCGTTGTCGTTCCTCTACTCCCTGTGGCTCACTCTGCAGCACCCGCTGCACGCCGCGCGTTCCACTCCGTCGGTGGTGTGGGAGTTCGCCGTCGGCGGCCTGCTCGCGTTCGTGCCGCGTCTGCCCGATCTGCCGGTGTCGGAGCGAGCCCGGGCCGCGCTGCACTACGCGGCCTCATGGGGTGGCCTCGCTCTCATCGTGGGTGCGGCCGTGGTGCCCCACCTGTTCCTGCACCCCGCTCCGGGCGCCGTCGCTCCCGTCGTCGGTGCCGCGCTCGTGATCTGGGGTGAGACGCGCCGGTCCTGGCTCAGCCCCACTCGCTACGGCGCCCTTCCGCCTGTTCAATTCGTCGGCGACGTGTCGTACGGGATCTACCTGTGGCACCAGCCGATCTACGTCATCCTGCTCCTGAGCACGGGGGAGAACGTCCGCTCCGTCGGAGCGCTCGCCGTCGTCGCGGCGTCGATCCTCCTCGGCTGGCTCTCGAAGCGGTACATCGAGGACCCGTTCCGCACCTCCGCGTTCTGGAAGCCCCTGCCCCGGACGTATGGATTCGCGATCGGCGGGATGCTGCTGATCTCTGCGCTTGCGAGCGTCGGCGTCCTGCTCGCCGGCAGCTGATCGGACTACGCCGGGACCGCCTCGCGGACGACGACGGCGCGATCCGCGTCGCGCCGCGCCGAGAGCACGACGGAGAGCGTGAGGGCGACCAGCGACGAGCCGACCACGGCGATGTACTGCGGGGTGCTCTCGCCGAACTGATTGTCGAGCGGCGGCAACCGGAAGACGATGACCCACCACACCGCCATCACGGCCACGGCGATGAGCGACTCGAGTCGGCGAGTGCCCTTGAGGGCGTGCGCCACCCAGGTCCACAGCAGGGGGAGTGCGAGCACGAAGTACCAGAGGTGGCAGACCGGGATCAGCAGGACGACGGCGGTCGCGATGTTCCACATCGACAGCGCATCGTCGCCGGGGCGCCGCAGGGTGATCACGATGAGGGCGACGATGAATGCCGCGAGCGTCCACGAGACGATCGTGCCGACGATCGGAGCCACGAACAGCGGCTCCAGGGCGGCCGACTGGGTGAAGAGGTGCCGGCCGGCGCCCCACACGGAGTAGGCGACGAGGTCCTGCTCGCTCAGCACGAGCGTACGGTCGATCCACTCCGAGAACATCTGCGGGCCGTGGATCACCAGGGCCAGCAGGAGGAACGCCGCGCCGGTGCCGACCGTCGCCGCGATGAGGCGTCCGCGCTGCTGCACACCGCGGCGGAACATCCACAGTCCGAGGCCGACCGGCCAGCTCTTGATGATCGCGCCGAAGGCGAGTGAGACACCGCTCGCGATCTGGCGATTGCGCGAGGCGAAGAACACGGCGAGCGCCGCCACCAGGGGGAGGAACGTGTCCGTCTGCCCCAGCCAGAGGTCGAGGGAGAGCAGCGCGCTGTACAGGGCGGTGACGATCCCCACTCCCGCGAGCACCGGGCGCTGCCACCACGAGAGGGCGCGCCAGAACGTCGCGGTGACGGCGGCCACAGCGCCCCACAGTGCCGCGATCGACGCGGCGGTCCATGGGCCGACGGCGGCGTCGAAGTCCGGGAACGGAAGCAGCAGCCACGCGACGAGCGGCGAGTAGACGTACCCGAACTCCGTGTAGGGGCTGCGGCCGTTGCGGATGTGCTCGGCGGCCGCCACGAAGGTGCGCAGGTCGGTGCCGATGTCGCTGCCGACGGCATCCCGGAAGCGCTGGATGCTCAGCATCACGCCGATCGCGACGACGACGATCCACGCCGCGACGGTGAGAGCGCGCCTCGTGTTGGTTCCCATGATGCGGCGCTCCCCATTGCCGTTCCGCGGCCGGTCGATCGACCGGTGGCAGAAGAATAGCCGACGCGATGCGCATCTCCTCGACAGGCCGATATCCTGACCGAGGACCGGCCTGGGGCTTGCCGGCCGACGAGCCGTACTGCTTCGGTACGCATTCGTGGAAAGGGTGGCCACGTGACCGTCGCTCTCGCGCACGACTATGTGACGCAGCGCGGTGGCGCGGAGCGGGTGGCACTCGCCATGACGCGCGCGTTCCCGGGCGCTGCGCTGCATACCACCCTCTACGATCCCGCCGGGACGTTCCCCGAATTCGCAGCCGTGGACATCCGCACGATGCCGATCAACAGGTGGGGACTCCTGCGGCGTCACCATCGGCTGGCTCTGCCGTTCCTCGCGAAGGCGGTGTCAGCCCACCGCGTCGACGCCGATGTGCTTCTCGCGAGCTCGAGCGGCTGGGCGCACGGCATCCCCGTCACCGGACGGAAGATCGTGTACTGCCACGCCCCGGCACGCTGGCTCTATCAGTCCGACCGCTATGCGGGCGCCCAGGACGCCGGGATGCGGGCCCGAGCCGTCGGCGCAGCCATCCGCGTGCTCGGACCGGGACTGCGGGACTGGGATCAGGCCGCGGCGCGGAGCGCCGATCGCTACCTCGTTAACTCGACGGTCGTACAGGCGGCGGTGCGCGACGTCTACGGCATCGAGGCGGAGGTGCTCGCTCCGCCACCGGCCCCGATTGCCGCCGAGGGCGCGGTCGAGCCGGTCGAACAGGTGACGGCGCCCTTCCTGCTGTGCGTGGCTCGACTGCTCCCCTACAAGAACGTCGACGTCGTGATCGAGGCGGTGACGGCCGTCGGAGGAGTGGAGCTGGTCATCGTCGGCGACGGTCCCGAGCGGAATAGGCTCGCAGAGCTCGCCCGGAGATCCGGCCGCACTCATCTCCTCGGGCGGGTGTCGGACGCCCAGTTGAAGTGGCTCTATGCCCACAGCGCGGGACTCGTCGCGGCGTCCTATGAGGACTTCGGTCTGTCCCCGCTCGAAGCGGGCTCCTTCGGCAAGCCGACGGCGGCGCTGCGCGACGGCGGGTACCTCGACACGGTGATCGAGAACACGAACGGGGTCTTCTTCGACTCGGCGGACGCGGCGGCGATCTCCGCCGCCGTCGAGCGGATGCTGCGTGCCAGGTGGTCGGAACGGGCGATCCGAAAGCACGCAGCGGGGTTCTCCGAAGAGCGGTTCGCTGCGCGACTGGCAGCGGTCGTCGCCGAGGAGGCCGCACGTGTCTGAGTCCGCTCGGCGCGCTCGCAACCTCGCGATCCTGAGTGCGGCGTTCCTCGGGGGATTCGTCGCGCTCTACTTCGCGGCGGTCCGCACTCCCGACGGGCAGCTCATCGACGCCGCCTCGCTGGGCGTGCTCGGGTGGCTCCGCGGCGACGCCTGGCTCGCGTTCTACGACGGACGAGACATCGTCCTCTACGGGGTGCTGGTCGGCGCTCTCGTCGCCGCCCTCACGGTCATGCTCGAGCGGCGCTGGAAGCCTGTCATCTACTCCGGACTGCTCGTCGGGATCGTGGCCGTCGCATCCATTGCGCTCAAAGAGCTTCTGCCGAGGCCGTACCTCGGCGACTTCGCGTACGTGGAGAACACATTCCCGAGTGGCCACACGGCGATCACCCTCGCGGCGTCGATCGCGATCATCTGGTGCGGCCCGCGTTGGTTCTCGCCCGTGCTCGTGTTCCTGCTCGGCGCTCTCGTCTCCTTCGTCGCCCTCGCGTCGGTGCTCTCCTCCGCGCATCGGGCGAGCGACTCGCTGGCCGGCGCCCTGCTGACCGGCGCTGTCTCCTTCGCGCTCGCCGCCCTTGCCAGGGCCACCCTTCCGGTCACCTCGCGATTGCGAAGGGGAACGGTCATCGGCGCCGTGATCGCGGTGGCGATCGGCCTCGTCTACCTTCTCGCGAGCCTCGGACTCTTCGGCGCCGGCGATCATCCCACGCAGCTGGGGCTCGCGGTCGTGCTCACCACGCTCGGCATCGTCGTCTTCGTCATCGCGGTGCACCGCCCGTTTCTTCCGGCGAATCCGGTGAGACCGATCGCGCCTGGCAGTGCTGGGCGGCAAGAAGGCCTGTAACCTGGATCAGGTGTCCCGGTCCACGGGGGCACGGACGCCTTATGGGGGACTGCTCTTGACGCTCCGACAGATTCTGGATGTGCTCTGGAAGCGCAAGTGGATCATCGCCGCCGTCACAATCGCCGCGCTCCTGACCGCAGTCTTCTATCTGCAGGTGCGCACCGTGACGTACGTGAGCTCTTCGCTGGTCCGGCTCAACGACGTCGTCTCGGTGGGCGCGGTGACGGGCGAGGTCGGCGGCGTCGCCGTCGATGTCGGCCAGGAGGCCGCGACATCGCCGGCGGTCCTCGCGGCAGCGGCCGCGCAGCTGGGGGAGGACCCTGCTGCTCTCGCGGGATCCGTTTCGGCCGACGTCGACGACTCGACCGCACTCACGCGGCTCTACATCAGCGCGGTCGGCTCGTCTCCTGATCAGGCGCAAGCTCGTGCGGCGGCACTCACCTCGGCGTACACGGCGCACGTCGATGAGCAGCTGGCGACCGCTCTGGCGACACTGCAGCAGCGACAGACCGACGCGATCGCGGAGGCACGCGCCCTTCAGCAGGAGGTCGCCGACAACCCCGGTGATGCCATCGCCGCGACCAATCTCGCAACCGCGCTCTCGCAGATGACGAGCATCAACCTCTCGATCGAGAGTGTCAACGACGCCGGTGCCGCCACCGCGATCGTGACGGATGCTCAGCCCGGCGAGTCGACGGTGCCGTCCGCGCTCATCGTCCTGCTTCTCGCTCTCGCCACGGGAATCATCGTGAGCATCGCGGCGGCCCTCATCCGAGATCAGTTCGACAACCGGCTGCGAGGCGAGGACGAGATCGAGGGAATCGCCGACGCGCGTTCGCTGGGCGAGCTGAGCTGGGATCGCAGTGTCGCGAACACGACCCCGCCGCTTCCTGTCGCCCACAACGAGCGGACCGATCTGAGCGAGCGCCTGCGCACCCTCCGATCGACGCTCCAGGTCTTCCTGCCGCCCCGGGAGTCGGTCGCCGTCATCACGAGCGTCGAGCCCGGCGACGGCAAGTCGTTCGTCTCCGCGAACCTCGCAATGGCGTGGGCGCGCGCCGGCAAGACCGTGATCCTCGTCGGCGGAGATCTCCGCCGACCCGACCTCGGGCGCTACTTCGGGGAGGCCGCCGACGGCGAGGGCCTCGCCGACATCCTCGACGAGCACGAGATCGGCGAAGCACTGTGGCGCGAGGCGGTCGAGACCCGGCTGAACACGACGAAGTACCGTCGCCTGCGCATCCTCCCCGCCGGTGCCGAACCGCCGGACCCCGCCGACCTGCTGGCGCGACCCGTGCTCGGAGAGGTCGTCGCCCACCTGCGCACGCTCGCCGATGTGGTCATCATCGACTCCCCACCGGCGATCGGCATGGCCGACGCGGCTCTTCTGGCGCTGCAGTCGGACGGCGCGGTCGTGATCGCGTCGGTGCGCAAGACCGACCGGGTGATGCTCGCCGAGACCGTGACGGCGCTGCGGGCCGCAGGGGCCGAAGTCATCGGCGTCGTGGCGAACCGCAGCCGTCGGAAGCTGCCCAAGACCTACTCGGCGTACTACGTGAATCAGCGCGCTGCCGCGGACACGGCCCGTGCATCGAGCACGCCGGACGGCGCCCCCGAGGACACGATGGACGACCTGCGCAAGCTGCTCAACACGACTCCCCGACCGGAATCACGCGGCCGCCTGCGAACGGGCGCGGATGACGGGGAATCGGCCCCCGAGCCCCCGGACTCGTCCGAGGCCGACCGGAAGACGGCAAGCGACGCGTCATGACGGCGTCCCACGACCGGTCCTTCCCCATGAGGTCGCCCGACCCGCAGCCCGGAGTCACCCACGTCCTCATGGTGTGCCAGGCGAACCGCTGCCGCTCCCCTTTCGCGGCGGCGATCGCAGAGCGGCTCGCCGACGACTCGCTGGAGATCCACTCCGGCGGCCTCATGGCCGGCGGCTTCCCCATGCCCAGCGCGGGAATCGAGACCGGCGCCACGCTGGGCATCGACTTCTCGTCGCATCGCAGCCGCGAACTCGACCGTGCCGATCTCGACGGATTCGACCTGATCCTGACCATGGCGAGGGCCCAGGCTCGCGAGTTGGTGGCCGACAACCCCCAGCTGCTCGGCCGGATCTTCACACTCAAGCAGTTCGACCGATGGATCGCCGACCACCCGAAGCCGCGTCGAATGGCGCTGGGCAGCTGGCTCGACAACGTCGCCCAGGATCGGCCGCGCACCGACTTCCTCGGCGACGACGAGAACGACGACATCGCCGACCCCATCAACTCGCCGGCGAGCGGCTGGGTGCAGATGGCTCGCGAGCAGACTCTTCTTCTCGGCCGCATCGTCGCGGCGCTCGGCGCCACGCGCGTCTGATCAGGACTGAATACCATCCAGCACGGTGCGCAGCTGGCCCCAGGATCGCGCCCACGAGTGCTCTTCCGCGCGCCGACGCGCCGCGGCCCCGATTCGAGCGCGCCGCCCGTCGTCGTCGAGCAGCGCGGCGATCGCTTCGCCGAGCGCCCTGTCGTCGTCTGCCTTGACGAGGATCCCGGCTTCTCCCAGCACGCCGGGGATGCCGCCGATGTCGCTCGCGATGACCGGCAGCCCCGTCGCCATGGCCTCTCCGATCGTCAGCCCGCTGGGCTCGGCCCATCGGGACGATGCGATGAAGATGTCGGCCGACTGAAGCAGGGCCGGCAGTGCGGAGCGATCGACGAACGGCTCGAAGGAGACTCCTCCGGCGACCGACGCCGCCAGTGTGCGGAGCTCCTGCTCGTACGCAGAGAGGGCGGCAGCGGAGTCGAACCCCTGGCTGCCGACGATGACGATCTCGACGTCCTCCCGCGCGAGCGCCGCGGCGGCGCGGAGCAGCACGTCGGGACCCTTCTCGGGGACGACTCTGCCGACGAACATGATTCGGAGAGGCGCACCGGCGCTGCGCCTCTGAGGCGGCCGGAAGGCATCCGTGTCGACGCCGTTCTCGACGACGTGGATGCGGGCGGCGACGGCGGGAGAGACGCGGTCGCTCAGGCGATCCGCCAGGTCGGCGCTCACCGCGATGACGGCGCCGGCCGGATCGAGCGCGCGGGTGGCCTCGCGGCGGGACATTCCCCGCGGAAGATCGTTGTGCGCGTAGTAGACGGACGTGTGCCGCGTCGATGCGAGCATGACCGGCAGGACGGGGGCATTGTGGGCGACGACGATCGCCGGCCGCTGCGCACTCAGCGCGTCCACGAGCGGCCGATACGAACGCCGCGACCGAATGCGTGGCAGGCCGATGCGCGACAGGCCGAGGTCGAGACCGCGTTCCCACCCGGCCGGATAGCCCGCGCCGGTGTACTCGATCGCCTCCGCGCTCGCGTAGCGCGGGCGGAAGGTCGATTCGTCGACGAGCACGCTGTGGGCACACTCGGCATCGCCCGCAGCGGCCGAGGCGAGTCCGTGCACCACGGTGGGGATGGCCGAGCCCGTCTGGGGGGAGAAGTGGTCGCCCGGCGTCAGCGCGTGAACGATCCGCTGCATCAGATGCGCACCCCGCGCGTGCGACGCCAGACCGTCTGCACGGGATGCGGGATCCACTCGATGCCTTGGGATCTGTCGCGCTCCTGGATGCCGTAGCAGATGCCGGCGATGATCCACAGGAGCGAAGCGTGCCCGGCGACCCAGTAGAGGTCGAACTGACTCTGCGCGAGCTTCGCGGCGACCACGGCGAGCCCGAGGGTGCCGTAGACGGGGTTCATCCGGGCCAGCGCCCAGAGCGCGCCGGCGAACATGCCGAGGAATCCGATCAGTCCGAGGACTCCGACGGTGGTGAGCACCTCCAGCTCGGCGTTCGGGGGCTGGAAGCCGCCGAAGCCCGTGTGCCAAGTGGTCCACCATCGATGGCCGACGCCGAACATGGGGGACTGCAGCCACACCGTGATCGACATGCCGTACCAGGTGATGCGCTGTGCCGCCGAGCTGAAGTCGTTGTCGGAGGCGAGCTGCGCCACGACCTCCTGATACACGAACCAGCCGACGGGGATGAGGATCAGCCACATCCATCGCGACCGCTTGCCGTTGTGGAAGCGCGGGCGCAGTCCGATGATGAACACCCCGATGAGCGCACCGACGATCGCCTGGCGGGACTGCGCAGCGGCCATCCCGAGGCCGCACACGACGAACGCCGTCCACGCGGCCCAGCGCGGCCAGCCGAGCCACGGCGGGTTGGCGAAGGCGACGACGAGGCCGATCATCAGGAACGCCCCGATCGCGTTCTTGTGCCAAGCGCCGAGATATACAGGCTGGAAGCCGTTGCCCAGCGCGGTGACGGCGGCGACAGCGCCGATCGCGACGCAGATCGCGACGAAGATCCCGAGTGCGAGCCGCGCGTGGCCCTCGCGGCCGATCACGAAGCCCACGATCATCGCGCCGAGGACGAGGACGAGCTCATGTGCCCACTCGATGTAGTTCTCGGCGTATCGGTTGAGAATGAGCTGGGGTGCGGTCAGTGCGATGTAGAACGCGCCGGACCAAAGGAGGGGCTGCATGGTGATGAGCCCGCGCCCGCGCACCAGCAGCAGCGAGACGAGCACCGCGATGCCCAGCAGGAAGTCCGATCCGCTCATCGGGCCGATGCGCTGGACCGCGAACACCGCCGGCACGGCGAGCACAGGCACGAGGGTCAGATCGATCGCCGCGACGGCGACGAGAAGGACGCCCAGCGCGATGTAGAGCGCATAGTCCGGCATCTCCGCGCTCGCGAGCCCCATGGCGCCGCCGAGCACGAGGAGGACGAGCACGCCCAGAATCGTCGTGCTGACTCCCCGAAGCGTCGTGCCTGCGGGCAGGAGGGTCACAGGGCAATCGTAGGGCGCATCCCCCCGTCCCGCGCGCGTGCGGGCGCAGTTAGGGTGTCGGAGTGACCACCTCTCACAGCGAAGAGCAGGCTCGGGTCGTGGTCGTCTCCCACACGGGCGAGCTCGGCGGTGCGGAGGTCGCGCTCGTACGGCTGCTCGATGCTCGCGAACGCGGCCGCTTCGATGTCTCCGCGATCGTGCTCGAGGACGGAGTGCTCCCCGAGCGCTTGCGCAGCGTGGGGGTGCCGACGCGCGTGCTCGAGAGCGGAGACCTCACCCGGGTCACCCGCGCCGCCGCCGCGTCATCGATGACCGCGATCTGGCAGAACGTGAGCGCGTCGCTCGGCGTTGCGCGGAATCTGCGCCGAGCGCTTCGCGACGACGGCGCCGATCTCGTCGTCGCCAACTCGCTCAAGAGTGCGATCCTCGTCTGGATGGCGCGTCCTCGTCGCACGCCGTGGGTGTGGCACCTGCACGATCGCCTCGCGCCGGACTATCTGGCCGGTCCACTGGCGACCGCACTGCGACTGCTCGCGCGCTTCGGGCCGCGGCGCGTCGTCGTGAACTCTCGTGCGACCGCGGCGACCCTGCGGGGTGTGCCGGCCGAACGGATCATCATCGCGTACCCCGGGCTGCCGGAGGCATCGTTCGCAGGAGAACGACCGGTGCGCGATCCCGCAGCCGAGCCCGTCGTCGGGATCGTCGGTCGCATCAGCGCGACGAAGGGTCAACGGGTGTTCGTCGAGGCGGCGCGGCGATTGGCCGCGACGCGGCCGGGTGTGCGGTACCGCATCGTCGGTGGCGCACTCTTCGAGGACGCGCCGGAGGAGCAGGCTCTGCGCGCGCTGGTCGCGGGCTCGACGGAGCTCGCGCCATCCCTCGAATGGACGGGGTGGGTGAGTGACGCGGACGCCGAGATGCGGCGCCTCACGATCGTGGTGCACGCATCCCCTGTTCCCGAGCCGTTCGGTCAGGTGATCGTCGAGGCGATGGCGGCGGGGACCCCCGTGGTCGGCGCGGATGCGGGCGGTGTGCCCGAGATCATCGATCCCGATGCGACGGCGAC from Microbacterium sulfonylureivorans includes these protein-coding regions:
- a CDS encoding O-antigen ligase family protein, producing the protein MTLLPAGTTLRGVSTTILGVLVLLVLGGAMGLASAEMPDYALYIALGVLLVAVAAIDLTLVPVLAVPAVFAVQRIGPMSGSDFLLGIAVLVSLLLVRGRGLITMQPLLWSGAFYIALTAPQLILNRYAENYIEWAHELVLVLGAMIVGFVIGREGHARLALGIFVAICVAIGAVAAVTALGNGFQPVYLGAWHKNAIGAFLMIGLVVAFANPPWLGWPRWAAWTAFVVCGLGMAAAQSRQAIVGALIGVFIIGLRPRFHNGKRSRWMWLILIPVGWFVYQEVVAQLASDNDFSSAAQRITWYGMSITVWLQSPMFGVGHRWWTTWHTGFGGFQPPNAELEVLTTVGVLGLIGFLGMFAGALWALARMNPVYGTLGLAVVAAKLAQSQFDLYWVAGHASLLWIIAGICYGIQERDRSQGIEWIPHPVQTVWRRTRGVRI
- a CDS encoding glycosyltransferase family 4 protein, with protein sequence MTTSHSEEQARVVVVSHTGELGGAEVALVRLLDARERGRFDVSAIVLEDGVLPERLRSVGVPTRVLESGDLTRVTRAAAASSMTAIWQNVSASLGVARNLRRALRDDGADLVVANSLKSAILVWMARPRRTPWVWHLHDRLAPDYLAGPLATALRLLARFGPRRVVVNSRATAATLRGVPAERIIIAYPGLPEASFAGERPVRDPAAEPVVGIVGRISATKGQRVFVEAARRLAATRPGVRYRIVGGALFEDAPEEQALRALVAGSTELAPSLEWTGWVSDADAEMRRLTIVVHASPVPEPFGQVIVEAMAAGTPVVGADAGGVPEIIDPDATATPLADGLRRSPFGLLVRPGDERALADAIRWMLDHPADAGEMADAARALARDRFAIENTWSTVARTWSRVLADRRSASHVRR